Proteins from one Sphaeramia orbicularis chromosome 17, fSphaOr1.1, whole genome shotgun sequence genomic window:
- the LOC115437357 gene encoding uncharacterized protein LOC115437357, giving the protein MATDGTCETSASVPFSQDPVPCAPMNVTTSHSCGNNDIAVSWDTAAVPLNYSVTATLLSGSASPVQCNSDSSSCTLTGLQCGQFYNVSVKASSGSCCGPYSVPQTVKTAPCSPQGLTAVIECGSNFLQVSWNTSLSATSYTAMVTDPDGVTMNCSSSDPACAFSSLQCATQYNISVTSEDNSCSSSPSQTVITTGPCEPVNVTAVLQCGSDTATVSWEASAGAVAYTVYANEQGSVYQTFCTTDTISCVLTALNCGKMYTVNALAEGDTCNSTQSMSTTLQTAPCSPSIQNNTLVCGTSSSDLSWMSVAHATGYLVNATTQSGDIVSCSSSTAACTLTDLLCSETYMATVTAQGDQCDSAPGPSFNIITAPCPPVITSSQYICSNSSVELSWTATVGSVGFLAEVVGEGYTDSCHSVDTSCMMHNIPCGLEFNLTVQAKGSECNSTLTVSETLESVPCAPEDVDIIFACSSHSAMVTWLGSPSAVGYNVTFRSYEDGHIHYCHTNTTSCELDDIHCGEVYAVMVTPCSETCKGIPSAIYNFTGGLCPPASVSVSTDCENNTVSWSAVEGAEMFIATATAEDGHNHTCQSNYSTSCNFTDLHCGEIYSVTVVTVDRRWGCSSRPSSAVEVTTAQCPPTNLTGDIRCDTNMLTLTWDQISVPGTSYVIKAERIGSIAAPLEYSTSNTSHTLSSLQCGERYAFRVAAQNGDCLSQYSPSYEMCTAPCQPTNFNVRVNCGANNGNFSWNESSGATFYTVEVTGEHGHVASCSSNDTSCVVKLRCGRSYSASLVASTESCNSTKHADIHFESAPCLPENVVAEVNCSTNVMSVSWSELPVSDDYTAWAISEGHNASCNSTSNFCSIHDLQCGQVYDVVVTASTIHCEVIAGSDYLIQSVPCAPENTTVEQNCSTNAITVQWDHSSSGQQYTVSASSASGVNATCDTTNSSCSFLDLSCGQHYTFTVTGHTNVCMSESTTMEKYTAPCPPSNVSAELNCVTHDGVVSWSPAAASVAYSVQAMSVNGHNSSCSSMGTSCNLEDLVCGQEYSVVVEPMHTGCSGPVSPTVMLLTEPCVPMNLSVNYSMSHAMVQWDPASSDSSYSIQAVTDQGPTVSCNSTTTSCPLTGLQCSKTYNITVTAHNSACSQGVTSEAYQLMTEPCPPTNVQATMTCEQYTATVSWDPSVNAVNYVAYVDNQNGHYTSCDTTSTSCVVEALVCGTEYNVWGQAFGVHYHSENSTAITLSPGPCHPTSIDAIMDCESDTAIVSWQPSDGAGSYTAELTASSGHTTSCTTNHTNCQSDQLQCGQQYNVTVTAVAPLAYQPLSCNATAQMSGYLTTEPCVPMNLAVQYNVSDARVTWDAANGATSYLVQAVTDEGLRASCNSTYTLCYLNGLLCSQTYNVTVMAHNSACNHSEPSEMYLLMTEPCPPTNIQANVECEQLTVTVSWEQSDNAIGYVAYINNQNGHSAFCVAAQTETYCDVSGLVCGTEYNAWVKATGAPHNSSDSEVISFTSAPCLPTEIDVEVDCAFDGAALISWSATESNEKFAITAIVSGSLQTLCTTRQNNCSVNGLNCGETYNLSLTASNTQCSLAAPMHANLTTRPCPPEHVSVDLECGVRMAVLSWEERSDVELYKASAVKQSGGEVMRINSTSSTADFPDLDCGETYNFTVEAHSQGCCSRSSSTVSIQTEPCQPMNISVQAPCQSETVEITWQQASGVENYLVTASGNLGYVENFNVTQTVLSAALPCGQNYTVTIQGRGNRCDSIPSSPTSFKTTPCIPQDVVVYPQCEVNTGSVRWGASDGAKTYIAIATGHDGHNHTCVTNTTSCTWDDLHCGECYDVTVKAKDGDCMSLPSNSSVIHMASCVPQNLVASVDCDNRLISLSWDATEYTEEYIITVQTSDGTNEVTTNNTDISFSDFACGRNYSLTVTPENQHCPRSANATTSIQTWPCPLTGVSAMLDCLSDTTTVTWQSSNGAESYKATLQTDNGISEMCMSESTTCSVSGLACGYNFSVSVTASNQQCNVTTNEATSLQSAPCVPTDVSVMMDCANNSAAVSWAASRGAVQYEVIAHSSHGNVTCQTSDLSCYLRNLTCGHSYTVQVVAMDDTCSSTPSQAVELNSAPCPPENVTAQLSCSSSDMTVSWDPTGEADHYLVSVTPDNGGSVMPCNTTNTECSFSNLACGNTYTVHVTSVRGSCHSQHCPPVHVLSAPCQPQGVEGSIDCVTNSAWISWDAAAGADSYTVLAVGEGDYMANCTTSTNITCEVEDLECGIRYNFTVTATNSQCDSQPSATIELETAPCTLSRITASPQCHNASILVVWHLMDAGSADVMYTATAEGSDRTILSCNSTGTSCYLHGAQCGLHYTVIVAANSDVCSDLRSPPHRISMEPCQPTNLMVNYSCDDHTTVASWSPSPVAETYHLVARGADGHNHTCDTSFSNCSLSQLHCDMHYSVFVTASHENCSSQPSETFTLLTGPCQPEGLSVEYQCNNQSAMLSWTPSDNAVDYYGCAQDGNGNMLYCHSTTAACTIQGLECGTVYNFSVQASDGSCNSSFSDPEESGAVPCSPDGVEVTLFPLEEDVHIVHVTWTESSCNNTEYMLMLTGNLLGDNQAQFDLSSYWTSMTFFEFPLPCGSYYEATVESRNNAGTSGPSVPLNGTTVPCPPSTVTYSGNSSFTRISWNDVVFATSYTVYDNSSSPRTQLCHTSQLTCSVHQSTTPANVVVTARNAAGESRAMGVTNVVPLARRRRDVSEQEGSEGLSAPILKVTPYGTVLFLEWSKVNGASFYNLVVKKQDSISEPEVLTVNGEQMILNEEDLQLNINYCITVSASASETSDPGPESSPVCAKITPSEENTL; this is encoded by the exons ATGGCCACTGATGGCACATGTGAAACCAGCGCCAGTGTCCCCTTCTCACAAGACCCAG TACCCTGTGCACCAATGAATGTGACCACATCCCACTCCTGCGGAAACAATGACATAGCAGTCAGCTGGGACACTGCCGCCGTGCCTTTGAACTACAGCGTCACTGCCACACTGCTCAGTGGATCTGCCAGTCCTGTCCAGTGcaacagtgacagcagcagctgtACTCTGACTGGGCTTCAGTGTGGACAGTTCTATAATGTCTCAGTCAAAGCGTCATCTGGCAGCTGCTGTGGCCCATACAGTGTCCCACAAACTGTCAAAACAG CGCCCTGCTCCCCTCAGGGTTTAACAGCAGTGATAGAGTGTGGCTCAAACTTTCTTCAGGTCTCGTGGAACACTTCCCTCAGCGCTACTTCTTACACAGCTATGGTGACAGACCCTGATGGTGTTACCATGAACTGCTCCTCCTCAGACCCCGCATGTGCTTTCTCTAGCCTTCAGTGTGCCACTCAGTATAACATCAGTGTAACATCAGAGGACAACTCCTGTTCAAGTTCCCCGAGTCAAACAGTCATTACaacag GACCTTGTGAGCCTGTTAATGTGACCGCTGTCCTCCAGTGTGGCTCAGACACAGCCACTGTGTCCTGGGAAGCTTCAGCTGGGGCTGTGGCTTATACTGTTTATGCCAATGAGCAGGGATCTGTGTATCAAACATTCTGTACAACCGACACAATATCCTGTGTACTGACCGCATTGAACTGTGGAAAAATGTACACTGTCAATGCTCTGGCCGAGGGTGACACCTGTAACAGCACTCAAAGTATGAGCACAACCCTGcagacag CTCCTTGCTCTCCATCTATCCAGAACAACACCCTGGTATGTGGCACCAGTTCCTCTGACCTGTCATGGATGTCAGTGGCGCATGCCACAGGTTACTTAGTAAATGCTACAACGCAGAGTGGGGACATAGTTTCATGCAGTTCTTCCACAGCTGCATGTACTTTAACCGATCTGCTCTGCAGTGAAACCTACATGGCCACAGTCACGGCACAGGGAGACCAGTGTGACAGTGCACCTGGCCCCAGCTTCAACATTATTACAG CTCCCTGTCCTCCTGTCATCACATCTAGCCAGTACATCTGCAGTAACAGCTCGGTGGAGTTGAGCTGGACTGCAACTGTGGGAAGCGTCGGCTTCCTAGCTGAGGTAGTAGGAGAGGGATATACAGATAGCTGTCATAGTGTCGATACTAGCTGCATGATGCACAACATTCCCTGTGGCCTGGAATTCAACCTAACAGTTCAGGCTAAGGGCTCGGAGTGCAACAGCACCTTAACCGTCAGTGAAACCCTTGAATCAG TCCCATGTGCCCCGGAGGATGTTGACATCATTTTTGCGTGTTCTAGTCACTCTGCCATGGTAACATGGCTGGGAAGCCCTAGTGCAGTAGGCTACAATGTGACCTTCAGAAGTTATGAAGATGGACACATACATTACTGCCACACCAACACTACCAGCTGTGAGCTAGATGACATCCACTGTGGTGAGGTCTACGCTGTCATGGTCACACCATGCTCCGAGACATGCAAGGGAATCCCAAGTGCCATTTACAACTTTACAGGAG GTCTGTGCCCTCCTGCTTCAGTGTCAGTGTCTACAGATTGTGAAAACAACACTGTGTCTTGGTCTGCAGTGGAAGGCGCTGAGATGTTCATAGCAACAGCAACGGCTGAAGATGGACACAATCACACTTGCCAATCAAACTATTCTACCTCATGCAATTTCACTGACCTCCACTGTGGAGAAATCTATTCTGTAACTGTTGTGACTGTGGATCGACGGTGGGGCTGCAGTAGTAGGCCGAGCTCTGCTGTGGAGGTGACAACAG CTCAGTGTCCTCCAACTAATTTGACTGGTGATATCAGATGTGACACCAACATGCTGACCCTCACATGGGACCAGATTTCAGTACCTGGAACCTCCtacgtcataaaagctgagagaaTAGGGAGCATAGCTGCTCCTTTGGAGTACTCAACGTCTAATACCTCACACACACTGAGCAGCCTGCAGTGTGGAGAGAGATATGCCTTCCGTGTTGCAGCACAAAACGGAGACTGTCTCAGCCAATACAGTCCGTCTTATGAAATGTGTACAG CTCCCTGTCAGCCCACCAACTTCAATGTGCGGGTCAACTGTGGAGCAAACAATGGGAATTTCTCCTGGAACGAGAGCAGTGGGGCCACTTTCTACACTGTGGAGGTGACAGGAGAACATGGTCATGTAGCCTCCTGCTCTTCCAATGACACCTCCTGTGTTGTAAAACTCCGCTGTGGTCGGAGTTACTCAGCTTCATTAGTAGCTTCCACAGAGAGTTGTAATAGCACTAAACATGCTGACATTCACTTTGAATCAG CCCCATGTCTCCCAGAAAATGTTGTAGCGGAGGTGAACTGTTCCACCAATGTGATGAGTGTTTCTTGGAGTGAGCTCCCAGTCTCAGATGACTACACTGCCTGGGCCATCAGCGAAGGACATAACGCCTCCTGTAACTCAACATCCAACTTCTGCTCCATCCATGACCTGCAGTGTGGTCAGGTCTATGATGTGGTTGTCACAGCCTCTACCATTCACTGTGAAGTTATTGCTGGCTCTGACTACCTGATCCAGTCTG TACCGTGTGCACCAGAGAACACCACTGTGGAGCAGAACTGCAGCACTAATGCTATCACAGTACAGTGGGACCACAGCAGCAGTGGTCAGCAGTACACTGTCAGCGCATCCTCTGCTTCAGGGGTTAACGCCACCTGTGACACCACCAACAGCAGCTGCTCCTTCCTGGACCTGAGCTGTGGTCAACACTACACTTTCACCGTGACTGGACACACTAATGTCTGCATGAGTGAGAGCACCACTATGGAGAAATACACAG cCCCATGTCCTCCCTCCAATGTTTCAGCTGAGCTCAACTGTGTTACACATGATGGTGTGGTCAGTTGGAGTCCTGCTGCTGCAAGTGTGGCCTACAGCGTCCAGGCAATGTCTGTGAATGGACACAACTCCTCCTGTAGTTCAATGGGAACTTCCTGTAACCTTGAAGACCTGGTCTGTGGACAGGAATACTCGGTAGTCGTGGAACCAATGCATACTGGCTGTTCTGGTCCTGTCAGTCCCACAGTGATGCTTCTCACAG AGCCGTGCGTTCCCATGAACCTCTCTGTCAACTACAGTATGAGCCATGCCATGGTGCAGTGGGACCCAGCAAGCAGTGACAGCTCTTACTCCATCCAGGCTGTGACTGACCAGGGCCCAACAGTGTCCTGTAACAGCACCACCACCTCCTGCCCCCTGACAGGTCTGCAGTGTAGTAAGACCTACAACATCACAGTGACGGCACACAACTCAGCCTGCAGTCAGGGTGTGACCTCTGAAGCCTACCAGCTCATGACAG AACCCTGTCCACCAACAAATGTTCAGGCCACTATGACATGTGAACAATATACTGCGACTGTTTCCTGGGACCCGAGTGTCAATGCTGTGAATTATGTAGCCTACGTCGATAACCAAAATGGCCACTACACCTCCTGTGATACCACAAGTACCTCTTGTGTCGTCGAAGCGCTGGTGTGTGGCACAGAGTACAACGTCTGGGGCCAAGCCTTCGGAGTTCATTACCACAGCGAGAACTCCACTGCCATCACTCTTTCACCAG GTCCTTGCCACCCAACTTCCATTGATGCAATAATGGATTGTGAGTCTGACACTGCTATAGTCTCCTGGCAACCAAGTGATGGTGCTGGGTCATACACCGCTGAACTTACTGCCTCATCAGGCCACACCACCAGCTGTACCACCAACCACACTAACTGCCAGTCAGACCAGCTGCAGTGTGGACAGCAGTACAATGTTACTGTAACAGCTGTTGCTCCACTTGCCTATCAACCACTGAGCTGCAATGCCACTGCTCAAATGTCAGGATACCTCACTACAG AGCCCTGTGTTCCCATGAATCTCGCTGTCCAATATAATGTGAGCGATGCCCGGGTGACATGGGATGCAGCAAACGGTGCCACCTCTTACTTGGTTCAGGCTGTGACTGATGAGGGTCTGAGAGCCTCCTGTAACAGCACCTACACCCTCTGCTACCTGAATGGTTTACTGTGTAGTCAGACCTACAACGTCACCGTGATGGCACACAATTCAGCCTGCAACCACTCTGAGCCCTCTGAAATGTATCTCCTCATGACAG AGCCCTGCCCACCTACCAACATCCAGGCCAATGTGGAATGTGAACAACTTACTGTGACTGTTTCCTGGGAGCAGAGTGACAATGCCATCGGTTATGTTGCTTACATCAACAATCAAAATGGCCACTCTGCTTTCTGtgtagcagcacaaacagaaacctACTGTGATGTCTCAGGGCTGGTTTGTGGTACGGAGTATAACGCCTGGGTCAAAGCTACTGGAGCTCCGCACAACAGCTCTGACAGCGAGGTGATCTCTTTTACATCAG CTCCATGCCTACCCACAGAGATAGATGTAGAGGTGGACTGTGCATTTGATGGTGCTGCTCTGATCTCCTGGAGTGCAACTGAAAGCAACGAAAAATTTGCCATCACCGCCATTGTCAGTGGAAGTCTTCAGACTCTTTGCACGACTCGGCAAAATAACTGTAGTGTGAATGGACTAAATTGTGGGGAAACCTACAATCTTAGCCTCACTGCCTCCAATACACAATGCAGCCTCGCAGCACCGATGCACGCCAACCTTACTACAC GTCCTTGTCCTCCTGAGCATGTCAGTGTTGACCTGGAATGTGGAGTCCGGATGGCAGTCCTGAGCTGGGAGGAGAGGTCTGATGTTGAACTGTACAAAGCGAGTGCTGTCAAGCAGTCAGGAGGAGAGGTGATGAGGATTAACTCCACATCCTCCACCGCTGACTTCCCTGATCTGGACTGTGGAGAGACATACAACTTCACCGTTGAAGCGCACAGCCAGGGCTGCTGTAGCCGAAGCAGTAGCACTGTGTCCATCCAAACag AGCCTTGTCAGCCTATGAATATATCAGTTCAGGCACCTTGTCAGAGTGAAACTGTAGAGATCACTTGGCAACAAGCATCAGGTGTGGAGAATTACTTAGTCACAGCCTCAGGGAACCTTGGATATGTGGAAAACTTCAACGTAACTCAGACCGTTCTATCAGCTGCACTACCATGTGGACAAAACTACACAGTCACAATACAAGGACGAGGCAACCGGTGTGACAGCATCCCCAGCAGCCCTACTTCCTTCAAAACCA CCCCGTGTATCCCTCAGGATGTGGTGGTTTATCCTCAGTGTGAGGTTAACACGGGCTCTGTCCGCTGGGGAGCCAGTGATGGCGCTAAAACATACATAGCGATAGCCACTGGCCATGACGGACACAATCATACTTGTGTCACCAACACCACTTCCTGCACTTGGGACGACTTGCACTGTGGGGAGTGTTACGATGTCACAGTGAAAGCGAAGGACGGCGACTGCATGAGCCTGCCCAGTAACAGCTCTGTCATCCATATGG CTTCATGTGTGCCCCAGAATTTGGTCGCCTCTGTGGACTGTGATAACAGACTTATTTCTCTGAGCTGGGACGCAACTGAATATACAGAGGAATACATAATAACAGTTCAGACAAGCGACGGGACAAATGAGGTCACTACTAACAACACAGACATTTCCTTTTCTGACTTTGCTTGTGGACGAAACTACAGCCTCACTGTCACACCAGAAAACCAGCACTGCCCTCGCAGCGCCAATGCAACAACTTCCATACAAACAT GGCCATGTCCACTTACAGGCGTTTCTGCCATGCTGGACTGCCTCTCTGACACCACCACAGTCACCTGGCAGTCCAGCAATGGTGCAGAGTCCTACAAAGCCACCCTGCAGACTGACAACGGCATTTCTGAAATGTGCATGTCTGAATCTACTACATGCAGTGTCTCAGGTCTGGCCTGTGGGTACAACTTTTCTGTGTCTGTAACAGCCTCCAACCAGCAGTGCAACGTCACCACCAATGAAGCAACAAGTCTGCAATCAG CCCCGTGTGTTCCCACTGACGTCTCAGTGATGATGGACTGTGCCAACAACAGTGCAGCTGTGTCCTGGGCTGCCAGTAGAGGGGCTGTACAATATGAAGTGATTGCCCACAGTAGTCATGGCAACGTCACCTGCCAGACCTCTGACCTCAGCTGTTACCTCAGAAACCTCACATGTGGCCACAGCTACACTGTCCAGGTGGTAGCTATGGATGACACATGTTCTAGTACCCCAAGCCAGGCTGTGGAACTTAACTCAG CTCCCTGCCCACCTGAGAATGTGACGGCCCAACTCAGCTGTTCTTCAAGTGACATGACGGTCTCCTGGGATCCCACTGGAGAAGCTGACCACTACTTGGTCTCAGTGACACCTGACAATGGAGGGAGCGTCATGCCATGCAACACCACAAACACTGAATGTTCCTTCAGTAACTTGGCATGCGGAAACACATACACTGTCCACGTCACCTCTGTCAGAGGCTCCTGCCACAGCCAgcactgtccacctgtccacgtCCTGTCAG CCCCATGCCAACCCCAAGGAGTTGAAGGCAGCATTGACTGTGTGACAAATTCTGCATGGATATCCTGGGACGCTGCTGCTGGGGCAGACAGCTACACTGTGTTGGCAGTAGGTGAAGGGGACTACATGGCCAACTGTACCACTTCCACCAACATCACCTGTGAGGTTGAAGATCTGGAGTGTGGAATACGTTATAATTTCACGGTCACGGCTACAAACAGCCAGTGTGACAGTCAGCCCAGTGCCACCATTGAACTGGAGACCG CTCCCTGCACCCTGTCTCGTATCACCGCCTCCCCTCAGTGCCACAACGCCTCTATCCTTGTCGTCTGGCACCTAATGGATGCTGGCAGTGCAGATGTTATGTACACTGCTACAGCTGAGGGTAGCGACCGCACCATCCTGTCCTGCAACAGCACTGGCACCAGCTGTTACCTCCACGGAGCACAATGTGGCCTCCATTACACCGTGATTGTAGCTGCAAATTCAGATGTGTGCAGTGACTTGAGAAGCCCACCTCACCGCATTAGCATGG AGCCCTGCCAACCCACCAACCTAATGGTTAATTACTCCTGTGATGACCACACTACAGTGGCGTCCTGGAGCCCTTCTCCTGTTGCTGAAACCTACCATCTTGTTGCTAGGGGTGCAGATGGACATAACCACACTTGCGACACGTCCTTCAGTAACTGCAGTTTATCACAGCTCCACTGTGACATGCATTATTCAGTATTTGTGACTGCAAGCCATGAGAACTGCTCCAGTCAGCCCAGTGAGACATTCACACTACTCACAG GCCCCTGCCAACCAGAGGGGCTCTCAGTAGAGTATCAATGCAACAATCAATCTGCAATGCTTTCATGGACTCCCAGTGATAATGCTGTCGACTACTATGGATGCGCCCAGGATGGAAATGGCAACATGTTGTACTGTCACAGCACAACTGCAGCCTGTACCATCCAGGGTCTTGAGTGTGGAACTGTGTACAATTTCTCTGTCCAGGCCTCAGATGGGTCATGCAACAGCTCCTTCAGTGACCCAGAGGAGAGTGGTGCAG TTCCCTGTTCTCCTGATGGTGTTGAGGTAACGCTGTTTCCACTGGAAGAGGACGTCCATATTGTACATGTAACCTGGACAGAGAGCTCCTGCAACAACACAGAGTACATGCTGATGTTAACAGGAAACCTACTGGGAGACAATCAGGCCCAGTTTGATCTCTCATCATACTGGACAAGCATGACATTCTTTGAATTTCCCCTCCCCTGCGGTTCATATTATGAAGCTACAGTCGAAAGCAGAAACAACGCCGGCACCAGTGGCCCCTCAGTCCCACTTAATGGAACAACAG TTCCCTGCCCACCATCAACAGTGACGTACAGTGGGAACAGCTCCTTTACTAGAATTTCTTGGAACGACGTGGTGTTTGCCACCTCATACACTGTGTATGACAACAGCAGTTCACCGAGAACACAGTTATGCCACACATCCCAGTTGACCTGCTCTGTGCATCAAAGCACAACGCCTGCTAATGTGGTGGTTACAGCCCGCAACGCAGCAGGAGAAAGTAGAGCCATGGGTGTCACAAATG TGGTTCCATTGGCACGTAGGAGGAGAGATGTCAGTGAACAAGAGGGCAGTG AAGGCCTCTCAGCTCCCATACTGAAGGTCACACCATATGGGACAGTTTTGTTTCTTGAGTGGTCTAAAGTAAATGGTGCTTCCTTTTACAACCTGGTGGTTAAGAAGCAGGACAGCATCTCTGAGCCTGAAGTGCTAACTGTGAACGGAGAACAGATGATTCTCAATGAAGAGGACCTTCAGCTAAACATCAACTACTGTATAACTGTGTCCGCCAGTGCCTCAGAGACTAGTGATCCAGGTCCAGAGTCATCACCTGTGTGTGCCAAAATAACACCATCAGAGGAAAACACATTATAG
- the LOC115437358 gene encoding fibronectin type III domain-containing protein 7-like, which yields MQSHPTTQRLVQGLRPGHDYEITLKVLVTLFQPVCTAKYFTKTVPAKSQITFAKAISSTSIQFEWSSVTGADNYTLTVEEFLSDPLVSFVQVFTTLTGQIDNLSPSTTYSCKVYSSNSAGRSVDSAQKTILTSINPVTTIKVNYSCSAGLVTVTWDTVFGANSYRATAIDGTGATLNCTSTSTSCEIIMLKCGEKYDVRVTAISDDCESTSTASQRFDTEVKYTRSLAAKDCHPTPIHLKRFTLTIEVRDLSQSWETTNNTLYYVAQAVDKNGQVTECRTLQNTCYFTDAGCGQYYTYKVHAVSSECNSEVSEPQFIRTAPCLPTNIRTGSECHSETLLTTWDAAEGALSYQVEVEGNTLDQYNCTSSTNSCSVEGVPCGEHFSVWITASNDNCSTPRVLGAIAQAVPCSPTNVSAAVDCSPDSARINWTSSIGSIFYIVIAQDSDGNSYNCNSMSTNCLLEQLPCGQDYTASVIGTNINCNSSASEQITFRTAPCPPTNIEAYRDCDANHAVIIWQNNQLTGLYTATIEDETGAQLSCTSNTTNTCTISSLPCGKRFNVTVSYNDGYCSTSSAPISLDSVPCGAEDVVAAVSCDNGELTVTWNISVPTPNYTTTISGGTGPSIQCNSTETQCTLGGLPCGSTYSVIVSAVTGSCGSMPSSEVTVNTCEKCKIVTVKTLGRQIGY from the exons ATGCAGAGTCATCCCACAACGCAGAGATTGGTTCAGGGGTTGAGACCAGGACATGACTATGAAATTACCCTGAAAGTCTTGGTTACGTTATTTCAACCAGTATGCACAGCAAAGTACTTCACCAAGACAG TGCCTGCCAAATCTCAGATCACCTTTGCCAAAGCTATTTCTAGTACATCTATACAATTTGAGTGGTCCAGTGTGACAGGGGCAGACAACTACACTTTGACTGTAGAAGAATTTTTAAGTGATCCCTTAGTAAGCTTTGTGCAGGTCTTTACCACACTGACTGGACAAATAGACAACCTGAGCCCTTCTACAACTTACAGCTGTAAAGTTTACTCATCCAACAGTGCTGGACGGAGCGTAGATAGTGCCCAAAAGACCATCCTGACCT ctaTAAATCCAGTGACGACAATCAAAGTGAACTACAGCTGCTCTGCTGGTTTGGTGACTGTGACTTGGGATACAGTGTTTGGGGCCAATTCGTACAGGGCCACAGCTATTGATGGCACTGGTGCAACCCTTAATTGTACATCAACCTCCACCAGCTGCGAGATCATCATGCTCAAATGTGGTGAGAAGTACGATGTCCGTGTCACAGCTATTTCTGATGACTGTGAGAGCACGTCCACCGCCTCCCAACGGTTCGACACAG AGGTGAAATACACCCGCTCATTAGCAGCCAAGGACTGCCATCCAACACCAATCCATCTAAAGCGCTTTACATTGACTATTGAAGTCAGAGACTTGTCTCAAAG CTGGGAGACGACAAACAACACCCTCTACTATGTGGCTCAAGCAGTGGATAAGAATGGACAAGTCACTGAATGCAGGACGCTACAAAACACATGTTACTTCACAGATGCAGGCTGTGGACAGTACTACACATACAAGGTGCACGCTGTCAGCAGTGAATGTAACAGTGAAGTCAGTGAACCTCAGTTTATTCGCACTG CTCCATGTCTGCCAACAAACATAAGAACAGGATCTGAATGTCACTCTGAAACGTTGCTCACGACCTGGGACGCTGCAGAAGGAGCTCTTTCCTATCAGGTGGAAGTAGAGGGAAACACTCTAGATCAATACAACTGTACCTCCAGCACCAATAGCTGTTCAGTGGAGGGCGTGCCGTGTGGCGAGCACTTCAGTGTGTGGATCACAGCCTCCAATGACAACTGCTCCACCCCCAGAGTGTTAGGAGCAATAGCTCAGGCTG TTCCCTGTTCTCCTACCAATGTGTCAGCAGCAGTCGACTGCAGCCCAGATTCTGCAAGAATTAACTGGACGTCAAGCATTGGTTCTATTTTCTACATTGTCATTGCTCAGGATAGTGATGGAAACTCATATAATTGCAATTCAATGAGCACAAACTGCCTGCTCGAACAACTGCCATGTGGACAGGATTACACTGCTAGTGTTATCGGCACTAACATTAATTGTAACAGCTCTGCCAGTGAGCAGATCACCTTTAGGACAG CACCCTGTCCTCCAACCAACATTGAGGCATACAGAGATTGTGATGCTAACCACGCTGTGATAATCTGGCAGAACAATCAGCTCACGGGACTTTACACAGCAACGATTGAGGATGAGACCGGAGCTCAGCTCAGCTGCACCAGTAACACAACCAACACCTGTACAATCTCATCTCTGCCGTGTGGAAAAAGATTTAATGTCACTGTCTCCTACAATGATGGATACTGTTCGACTTCATCGGCACCCATTAGTCTGGACTCAG TGCCATGTGGTGCTGAGGATGTGGTGGCCGCTGTATCCTGTGATAATGGAGAGCTGACGGTCACATGGAACATCTCTGTCCCTACACCAAACTACACCACCACCATCTCTGGAGGAACGGGTCCTTCTATTCAGTGTAACTCTACAGAGACCCAGTGCACCCTGGGAGGGCTGCCATGTGGAAGCACCTACTCAGTGATCGTTTCTGCTGTCACTGGATCATGTGGCAGCATGCCGAGTTCAGAGGTCACTGTGAACACATGTGAGAAGTGCAAAATAGTCACAGTTAAGACCTTAGGAAGACAAATAGGTTATTAA